gcaagggacataaggagccagcaggccgttgagtcgcttcgccagtctgtacgtgggtgtgggtatctggctaatgattggccgaagtgggtttccaggcttgtgtgtcttgacatttccatacgcatatccaggtttatattccccaataatctttggcaggtggagtccggatttcttggcgttcacagtttcgatcagtttgttgacctttgcttttaattcggctgtagtgtccttcgttaccctttgaaatttagtttggtcagagagtatgaggttcattttcgccagatattcgtcttttttaagaatgacgtatattggcgacttgtcacctctcctgacaactatctccttgttctcacgaaggcttttagctgccgctttgagctcgggggacagtatggtgcttctgtaattgcctcgattctttcctccttccgcaataagttctgcttgcaaggtgtctttggtagtgaccttcttttgtgtctcgaggtcgaatatgtcgtccaacaggatttccaactccactttccgggccattacaCCCTCACACTCCTACCCTTCATCTCTCACCTCCATATtaccatatctctctctctctccatcaccccGCTCCGTCCCTCACCTTCTCTCACTTACCCTCACTATCCGTCATTACAGGATGTCCCAAGGGAGGGTTCCAGTGCAGCGACGGCAAGTGTCTTCCTCGCAGTCGACGATGTAACGGAGAGGTCgactgtgtgggcagggaggacgAGCTGGAAGATGAGTGTTGTGAGTATATGGCTGGCTTGTTGCCTGGCTTGTGGGCTGTCTTCTTGTCTGGCTTGTGGGCTGGCTTGTGGCTGGCTTCTTGTCTGGCTTCTTGTCTGGCTTGATGTCTGGCTTGTTGTCTGGCTTGTGGGCTGGCTTGTTGTCTGGCTTGTGGGCTGGCTTGTTGTCTGGCTTGTGGGCTGGCTTGTTGTCTGGCTTGTGGGCTGGCTTGTTGTCTGGCTTGTTGTGTGGCTTGTTGTCTGGCTTGTTGTCTTGCTTGTTGTCTTGCTTGTTGTCTTGCTTGTTGTCTAGCTTGTTGTCTAGCTTGTTGTCTCGCTTGTTGTCTGGCTTGTAAGCTGGCTTGTTCCATGGCTTGTTAGCTGGCTTGTTGCCTTGTCTTGTAGGCTGGCTTGTTGCCTTAGCTTGTAGGCTGGCATGTTGCTTTGACTTGTAGGCTAGCTTTTGTCTTGGCTTGTAGGCTGGCTTGTTGCCTTGGCTTTTAGGTTGGCTTCTTTTCCTTGGCTTGTAGGCTGGCTTGTTTTCTTGGCTTGTAGGCTGGCTTGTTGTCTTGGCTTGTAGGCCGTTTTGTTGTCTTGGTTTGTCTGGTGGCTTGTTGTCTTGGCTTGTAGGCTGGCTTGATGTCTTGGTTTGTAGGCTGGCTTGTTGAATTGGCTTATAGTCTGGCTTGTTACCATTGGTTTGTACGCATGCTTGTTGTCTTAGTTTACCGACTGGCTTGTAGCCTTAGCTTGTAAGCTGGCTTGTTGCCTTGGCTTGTTGGCTGGCGTGTTACCTTGGCTTCAAGGCATGGCTTGTAGGCTGGCTTGTAGGCTGGCTTGTAGGCTGGCTTGTAGGCTGGCTTGTAGGCTGGCTTGTAGGCTGGCTTGTAAGCTGGCTTGTTGACTGTATTGAGCTGGAGGAGTGCTGTGAGTACATCACTGGCTTTTTGGCTGTTGACTGGCCTTTTTTGGTTGAGTTGCTGGAGTTTTTACTTAAGATAACGAGTGATTAGATTATGCGACTGGTTGGCCTAATTGCTGACTTGCATagtgagcaacccgtcctcttaaaaataacgtcacttttggctcgtatgcgcactatggccaaatttggacgtaatttgaaatgaaatcgactcacaaaagtgacgtactgtcccgttttctgtttgagtcgtccggcgtactcggtaaggttagaaaaggaaactttccattaacgttttttataacgttttgaaactttatgagaatttcctgcccacctaacctatcagaggacccttaacttactgttgttgagaaAAATaaacccaaatttattttcatttgttttttcattttcatattacgtccactttcggccatactggtaaacgaacaaaagcgacgttatttttaagaggacaagtTGTTAGTGACTTGCTTGACTTTCTCATCGAGTGTGTTGGCAGGCGGGGAGAGCGAGCTGGAAGACGAGTGATGTGTTTATGTAGATGGCTTATTGGCTTATTCCCTCCTACTAGGCATATAGACTGGCTTGTCTCCCCTAATAGGTATACAGATTGGCTTGTCTCCCCTAATAGGCATACAGACTGGCTTGTCCCTCTACTAGACATATAGACTGGCTTGTACCCCCCTACTAGGCATACAGACTGGCTTATCCCCTTACTAAGCATATAGATTGGCTTGTCCCCCCTACTAGGCATACAGACTGGCTTGTCTCCCCTACTAGGCATATAGACTGGCTTGTCCCCTACTAGACATATAGACTGGCTTTCCCCCCTCCTACTAGCTATACAGACTGACTTGTCCCCTTACTAAGCATATAGACTGGCTTGTCCCCCCTACTAGGCATACAGACTGGCTTGTCCCCCGTACTAGGCATACAGACTGGTTTGTCCCCCCTACTAGGCATACAGACTGGCTTGTCCCCTTACTAATTATACAGACTGGCTTGTCCTCCCTACTAGGCATATAGACTGGCATGTCTCTCCTACTAGTCATAAAGACTGGCTTGTCCCCCTTCTAGGCATATAGACTGGCTTGTCTCTTCTACTAGGCATATAGACTGGCTTGGCTCTCCTACTAGTCATACAGACTGGCTTGTTCTTCTTCTAGGCACACAGACTGGCTTGTCTCCCATACTAGGTATACAGACTGGCTTGTCCTCCTAGTAAGCATACAGACTGGCTTGTCCCCCCTACTAGGCATATAGACTGGCTTGTCCTCCAAGTAAGCATACAGACTGGCTTGTCCTCCTAGTAAGCATACAGACTGGCTTGTCCCCCCTACTAGGTATACAGACTGGCTTGGCTCTCCTACTAGTCATACAGACTGGCCTGGACGCCTTACCGTCTGGGCAAGGTGACCGGAGGGGTTCCCAAGCGGGCAGGTTAAGGGACCGGGGTAGAGAGAAAAGTCTAAAATATCGTAAGTATCCTTTATGTTGGGCTGATTgttatacacaatatatatattatgaccaAGAAATAGAGAAATTGTTCCTACGTTGTATCCAATATGCATTATCCTACATTGTAGCGGATGACAAAACTGTTTCAAGCACTAATATGCTACAAAGTCTTACCAAATATATCCTTGAAATCATTTtagctacagcagcatcttcaaggtCACCCAACACCCACCTCTCGACCTCAAGGTCACCCAACACTCACCTCTCAACCCCAAGGTCACCCAACACTCACCTCTCAACCCCAAGGTCACTCAACACTCACCTCTCTTCCCCAAAGTTACCCAGCACTCACCTCTCTACCCCAaggtcacccaacactctcctcTCTACCCGAAGGTCACCCAACACTCGCCTATCTACCCCAAGACCACCCAACACTCACCTCTCTACCCCAAGGTCACTCAACACTCACCTCTCGACCCCAAGGTCACCCAACACTCACCTCTCTACCCCAAGGGTACCCAACACTCTCCTCTCTACCCCAAGGTCACCAAACACTCGCCTCTCGACCCCAAGGTCACCCAACACTCGCCTCTCGAGCCCAAGGTCACCCAACACTCGCCTCTCGAGCCCAAGGTCACCCAACACTCGCCTCTCGAGCCCAAGGTCACTCAACACTCTCCTCTCTACCCCAaggtcacccaacactctcctcTCTACCCCAAGGTCACCCAACACTCACCTCTCTACCCCAAGGTCACTCAACACTCACCTCTCGACCCCAAGGTCACCCAACACTCACCTCTCTACCCCAAGATCACCCAACACTCGCCTCTCGACCCAAaggtcacccaacactctcctcTCGACCCCAaggtcacccaacactctcctcTCGAGCCCAAGGTCACCCAACAGTTAACCTAAGGTGCCACCGCCTGACTGATACTGGCCTTCAGATGCTGGGTGCTAGACGACACTAAGAAAGTTAGTTCCTAGTCATTTTTTACCGTCAGTATGCTGATGGCAAATTAATCAAGTCTTCTGGCTTCAGAACTCGCTATCAGctcccaaatttggccatagtgcgcatacgagccaaaagtgacgttatttttaagaggacgggttgatgggCTGACCTGTGTGTGCCCAGCTATTCCCAGCAAATGGTAGAGAGAAGGACAGTGGCCTTCACCTAGCTGCTAGGCCCTCGTGCATATGTTCACCCTACCAGTGATACCATCACAAGAGTATAAGACTCAAGAAAGGGTAATTTGACAAGTAAATCAGACAGTAAAGCAAAAGGGATGGAAACCCCGAACTGTAGCAGTATACTCTGTGAACAAAACACGATTACAGTTAATACTAAAACATCTTTGTAGCTCATAAACATGAATTTATTGAAACTGGTAAACACTTCCTATACAAGAAAGTCCTAACAAAGCAACTGAATTTCAAAGTTTATTGTATTTGAACAGGGAAAAGTATTAAGAGTTTATAGAAGCAAGTGGATCCAAGAACCAGCTATCAGAGGAATTGCCCACAGCGCCACACTCCCTCTTATCCTTGCCCACAGCGCCACACTCCCTCTTATCCTTGCCCACAGCGCCACACTCCCTCTTATCCTTGCCCACAGCACCACACTCCCTCTTATCCTTACCCACAGCACTACACTCCCTCTTATCCTTgcccacagcaccacacttcctgTGACTCCCTGGGGAGTGTGACCCATCCTGTTGGTCTGGCGGAGAATGTGATCCATCCTGGTGGTCTAGCGGGGAGTGTGACCAATCCTGATGGTCTGGCGGGGAGTGTGACCAATCCTGGTGGTCTGGCGGGGAGTGTGACCAATCCTGGTGGTCTGGCGGGGAGTGTGACCAATCCTGGTGGTCTGGCGGGGAGTGTGACCAATCCTGGTGGTCTGGCGGGGAGTGTGACCCATCCTGTTGGTCTGGCGGGGAATGTGACCCATCCTGGTGGTCTAGCGGGGAGTGTGACCAATCCTGGTGGTCTGGCGGGGACGGTGACCCCTACTGGTGGTCTGGCGGGGACGGTGACCCCTGCTGGTGGTCTGGAGGAGAGGGTGACCCCTGCTGGTGGTCTGGCGGGGAGTGTGACCCATCCTGGTGGTCTGGAGGAGAGGGTGACCCCTGCTGGTGGCCTGGCGGGGAGTGTGACCCTTCTTGGTGGTCTGGCGGGGAGTGTGACCCTTCTTGGTGGTCTGGCGGGGAGTGTGACCCTTCTTGGTGGTCTGGTGGGGAGTGTGACCCTTCTTGGTGGTCTGGCGGGGAGGGTGACCCATCCTGGTGGTCTGGCGGGGAGTgtgacccctcctggtggtctggcggggagggtgacccctcctggtggtctggcggggagtgtgacccctcctggtggtctggcggggagggtgacccctcctggtggtctggcggggagtgtgacccctcctggtggtctggcggggagggtgacccctcctggtggtctggcggggagtgtgacccctcctggtggtctggcggggagtgtgacccctcctggtggtctggcggggagggtgacccctcctggtggtctggcggggagggtgacccctcctggtggtctggcggggagggtgacccctcctggtggtctggcggggagtgtgacccctcctggtggtcTGGCGGGGAGGGTGACCCTTCTTGGTGGTCTAGCGGGGAGTgtgacccctcctggtggtctggcggggagggtgacccctcctggtggtctggcggggagtgtgacccctcctggtggtcTGGCGGGGAGTGTGACCCCTCTTGGTGGTCTGGCGGGGagggtgacccctcctggtggtcTGGCTGGGAGTgtgacccctcctggtggtctggcggggagggtgacccctcctggtggtctggcggggagtgtgacccctcctggtggtctggcggggagtgtgacccctcctggtggtctggcggggagggtgacccctcctggtggtctggcggggagtgtgacccctcctggtggtcTGGCGGGGAGGGTGACCCTTCTTGGTGGTCTGGCGGGGAGTgtgacccctcctggtggtctggcagggagggtgacccctcctggtggtcTGGCGGGGAGTGTGACCCCTCCGGTGGTCTGGCGGGGAGTgtgacccctcctggtggtctggcggggagggtgacccctcctggtggtctggcggggagtgtgacccctcctggtggtctggcagggagtgtgacccctcctggtggtctggcagggagtgtgacccctcctggtggactggcggggagggtgacccctcctggtggtcTGGCGGGGAGTGTGACCCCTGCTGGTGGTCTGGCGGGGAGGGTGACCCCTGCTGGTGGTCTGGCGCGGAGTgtgacccctcctggtggtctggcggggagtgtgacccctgctggtggtctggcggggagggtgacccctgctggtggtctggcggggatggtgacccctcctggtggtctggcggggagtgtgacccctgctggtggtctggcggggagggtgacccctcctggtggtctggcggggagggtgacccctcctggtggtctggcagggagggtgacccctcctggtggtctggcggggagggtgacccctgctggtggtctggcggggagggtgacccctcctggtggtctggcggggagggtgacccctcctggtggtctggcggggagggtgacccctcctggtggtctggcggggagggtgacccctcctggtggtcTGGCGGGGAGGGTGACCCCTGCTGGTGGTCTGGTGGGGagggtgacccctcctggtggtctggcggggagggtgacccctcctggtggtctggcggggagtgtgacccctcctggtggtctggcggggagggtgacccctcctggtggtctggcggggagggtgacccctcctggtggtctggcggggatggtgacccctcctggtggtctggcggggagtgtgaccccagctggtggtctggcggggagggtgacccctcctggtggtctggcggggagggtgacccctgctggtggtctggcggggagggtgacccctcctggtggtctggcggggagggtgacccctcctggtggtctggcggggagggtgacccctcctggtggtctggcggggagggtgacccctcctggttgtctggcggggagggtgacccctcctggtggtctggcggggagggtgacccctcctggtggtctagcggggagggtgacccctcctggtggtctagcggggagggtgacccctcctggtggtcTAGCGGGGAGGGTGATCCCTCCTGGTGGTCTAGCGGGGAGGGTGACCGTCCTGGTGGTCTAGCGGGGagggtgacccctcctggtggtctagcggggagggtgacccctcctggtggtctagcggggagggtgacccctgctggtggtctggcggggagggtgacccctcctggtggtcTGGCAGGGAGGGTGACCCCTCCTGTTGGTCTGGCGGGGAGTgtgacccctcctggtggtctggcggggagtgtgacccctcctggtggtctggcggggagggtgacccctcctggtggtctggcggggagtgtgacccctcctggtggtcTGGTAGGGAGTTTGACCCCTCCTGGTGGTCTGGCAGGGAGTGTGACCCCTCCTGGTGGACTGGCGGGGAGTgtgacccctcctggtggtcTGGCGGGGAGTGTGACCCCTGCTGGTGGTCTGGCGGGGAGGGTGACCCCTGCTGGTGGTCTGGCGCGGAGTgtgacccctcctggtggtctggcggggagtgtgacccctgctggtggtctggcggggagggtgacccctgctggtggtctggcggggatggtgacccctcctggtggtcTGGTGGGGAGTGTGACCCCTGCTGGTGGTCTGGCGGGGagggtgacccctcctggtggtctggcggggagggtgacccctcctggtggtctggcagggagggtgacccctcctggtggtctggcggggagggtgacccctgctggtggtctggcggggagggtgacccctcctggtggtctggcggggagggtgacccctcctggtggtctggcggggagggtgacccctcctggtggtctggcggggagggtgacccctcctggtggtcTGGCGGGGAGGGTGACCCCTGCTGGTGGTCTGGTGGGGagggtgacccctcctggtggtctggcggggagggtgacccctcctggtggtctggcggggagtgtgacccctcctggtggtctggcggggagggtgacccctcctggtggtctggcggggagtgtgacccctcctggtggtctggcggggatggtgacccctcctggtggtctggcggggagtgtgaccccagctggtggtctggcggggagggtgacccctcctggtggtctggcggggagggtgacccctgctggtggtctggcggggagggtgacccctcctggtggtctggcggggagggtgacccctcctggtggtctggcggggagggtgacccctcctggtggtctggcggggagggtgacccctcctggtggtctggcggggagggtgacccctcctggttgtctggcggggagggtgacccctccttgtggtctggcggggagggtaacccctcctggtggtctagcggggagggtgacccctcctggtggtctggcggggagggtgacccctcctggtggtctagcggggagggtgacccctcctggtggtctagcggggagggtgacccctgctggtggtctggcggggagggtgacccctcctggtggtctggcggggagggtgacccctgctggtggtctggcggggagggtgacccctcctggtggtcaggcggggagggtgacccctcctggtggtctggcggggagtgtgacccctcctggtggtctggcggggagtgtgacccctcctggtggtctggcggggagggtgacccctcctggtggtctggcggggagtgtgacccctccttgtggtctggcggggagggtgacccctcctggtggtctggcggggagtgtgacccctcctggtggtctggcggggagtgtgacccctcctggtggtctggcggggagggtgacccctcctggtggtctggcggggagtgtgacccctcctggtggtctggcggggagggtgacccctcctggtggtctggcggggagtgtgacccctcctggtggtcTGGCGGGGAGGGTGACTCCTCCTGGTGGTCTGGATGGGAGGGTGACCCCTCCTGTTGGTCTGGCGGGGagggtgacccctcctggtggtctggcggggagggtgaccccttctggtggtctggcggggagggtgacccctcctgttggtctggcggggagggtgacccctcctggaggtctggcggggagggtgacccctcctggtggtcTGGCGGGGAGGGTGACCCCTCCTGTTGGTCTGGCGGGGAGTgtgacccctcctggtggtctggcggggagggtgacccctcctggtggtcTGGCGGGGAGGGTGACTCCTCCTGTTGGTCTGGCGGGGagggtgacccctcctggtggtctggcggggagggtgacccctcctgttggtctggcggggagggtgacccctcctgttggtctggcggggagggtgacccctcctggtggtctggcttggagggtgacccctcctggtggtctggcggggagggtgacccctcctggtggtctggcggggagggtgacccctcctggtggtctggcggggagggtgacccctcctggtggtctggcggggagggtgacccctcctggttgtctggcggggagggtgacccctcctggtggtctggcggggagggtgacccctcctggtggtctagcggggagggtgacccctcctggtggtctagcggggagggtgacccctcctggtggtctggcggggagggtgacccctcctggtggtctagcggggagggtgacccctcctggtggtctagcggggagggtgacccctcctggtggtctagcgggagggtgacccctcctggtggtctagcggggagggtgacccctcctggtggtctagcggggagggtgacccctcctggtggtctagcggggagggtgacccctcctggtggtctagcggggagggtgacccctcctggtggtctagcggggagggtgacccctcctggtggtctaggcggggagggtgacccctcctggtggtctagcggggagggtgacccctcctggtggtctagcggggagggtgacccctcctggtggtctagcggggagggtgacccctcctggtggtctagcggggagggtgacccctcctggtggtctagcggggagggtgacccctcctggtggtctagcggggagggtgacccctcctggtggtctggcggggagggtgacccctcctggtggtctagcggggagggtgacccctcctggtggtctggcggggagggtgacccctcctggtggtctggcggggagggtgacccctcctggtggtcTAGCGGGGAGGGTGACATATAGTGGCGAGCTTCATCTAGGACTTCACTCTCTTCTCACAACAAGTAATTAATGCCCTACAAACCTGCCGGCTTCCTCAAATGGTGCTGCTGACAGGCCAAAGGTCTCCCGTGACCTCATGACCTCCCATCCTGACACAACTGTACAATAGTTGTTATGTCGTGATGGTGTTATTGAGAGTGATGGTTGTATCTCTAGTTAAGTTGTTAGAGATTTCCCAAGTGATTGTGCAAACGATGGTGTTATTTAATTCCCAAGTGATGATGCAAGTCATGGCGttagtgatggtgacagtgatgttgAAAGTGATAGTGATAGTTCCGAGGTGAGATACATCATAACCTAACacctgccttctctctctctctctcccactagtTCTGACGCCGGTCAGCAAGTCCAGCGCCCCCACCATACCCAGGCTCCACATCGCCTTCTGCAGTAAGTCTCCAAGGAGAACTCTGACGTCTTCAATGTAACCTTATTggcggtgtgtgtactcacctagttgtactcacgtgGTTGTTCTTGCGGGTGGGAATTAAGctttttagtcccgcctctcaaccgtcaatccactggtgtacagatttctgaacctactgggctcaatcatatcttcaTCTGAAACTGagtatagagtctgcctccactaaaTCACTTTCTAgttcattccatctgttaactactctgacactgaaacaattctttctaatgtctatgtggatcatttgggtactatgtttccatctgtgtccccttgttcgtgtcccacccgtgctaacgAGTTTGTCTTTGTCTGCCCTCTCAattccctgaaaattttgtaggtggttatcatgtctccccttactcctctgttttccat
This sequence is a window from Procambarus clarkii isolate CNS0578487 chromosome 36, FALCON_Pclarkii_2.0, whole genome shotgun sequence. Protein-coding genes within it:
- the LOC123756227 gene encoding transcriptional regulatory protein AlgP-like encodes the protein MQGDGGNREEKARRGSGGKQLNQKRPVNSQKASDVLTALLQLNTVNKPAYKPAYKPAYKPAYKPAYKPAYKPAYKPCLEAKPDYKPIQQASLQTKTSSQPTSQDNKPPDKPRQQNGLQAKTTSQPTSQENKPAYKPRKRSQPKSQGNKPAYKPRQKLAYKSKQHASLQAKATSQPTRQGNKPANKPWNKPAYKPDNKRDNKLDNKLDNKQDNKQDNKQDNKPDNKPHNKPDNKPAHKPDNKPAHKPDNKPAHKPDNKPAHKPDNKPDIKPDKKPDKKPATSQPTSQTRRQPTSQATSQPYTHNTHLPARPPCPHSRPLRYIVDCEEDTCRRCTGTLPWDIL